The following proteins are co-located in the Vanessa cardui chromosome 15, ilVanCard2.1, whole genome shotgun sequence genome:
- the LOC124535897 gene encoding uncharacterized protein LOC124535897 → MLCHVIIILILCRNINMDITTEEVQYLNELTIDKLLQLKNSLKDFSTEYDNVTVTTPANVENFGAEAMPLKAPLIKRMEYEGLYKKGGYSKISNIFSISVTTLAFLAFGGYLLCLIVQAVKSKQNTIVTTPAPTLFVNAGIKRPQTTFSSYGRRRRARRGLQDLDVPPEEMFSALLTLCEGYAKWSKGR, encoded by the coding sequence ATGCTATGTCatgttatcataatattaatactgtgtcgaaatattaatatggatataaCAACAGAAGAAGTTCAGTATCTCAACGAGTTAACTATAGACAAGCTGTTGCAATTAAAGAATTCCTTAAAAGATTTTTCAACCGAATACGACAATGTGACGGTCACAACACCTGCTAATGTAGAAAACTTCGGCGCTGAAGCGATGCCGTTAAAAGCACCGCTTATTAAAAGGATGGAGTATGAAGGGCTATACAAAAAAGGCGGATACAGCAAAATAAGTAACATTTTCTCAATATCAGTTACGACGTTAGCCTTTCTGGCGTTTGGTGGTTATTTATTATGTCTTATTGTGCAAGCTGTGAAATCGAAACAGAATACAATCGTTACAACTCCGGCACCGACATTGTTCGTTAACGCTGGTATCAAGAGGCCTCAAACAACTTTTAGTTCATATGGCCGCCGGAGGAGAGCAAGAAGAGGTTTGCAAGATTTGGATGTCCCTCCTGAGGAAATGTTTTCTGCGCTTTTGACTCTTTGCGAGGGCTACGCTAAATGGAGTAAAGGACgttaa